DNA from Papio anubis isolate 15944 chromosome 1, Panubis1.0, whole genome shotgun sequence:
CAGCTAAAGCCCGGGCACCATTCAGCAGCGGAAGCGACACCGCATGGGTGGGGAGCAGCGGCCACAGAAGGGGGAAGGCTCTGAGCAGGGCGGaggccctgcctcctgcccaggcCCCAGCTGCATACCTGGGGACACCTAGGAATCCTTCCACCCCAATCCGCCAAACACACAATACAGTACACACCTATATCAAATCCTATTGAGGGCACACACAGACCTAGTGtgcacttcacacacacacacacacacataaaagcaCAATCCCTCCTTGATTTGGTGGGGAGAGCACTGGAAGGGCCTTGAGGCGCTGAGGACTGCAGCAGCGCTCACCACCCGGGTCCCTCCCTCTGTCTGCTTCCCCAGGGCCTGAGCGAGGAGCTGGTGGGCTGCAGAGGTGCCCAGGGGACCCCCAGGACTCTGCAGGAGCTGGGGCCCGGTGTCCCCGCAGATCCGCCGGTGCATCCCGAGGTGAGAGCCAcgtccttctcccttcccctgaGACCACTCAGGACATCACTCCTGCTCagctcccaccccacctcctgcccAGAAACCCACCTCCTCCTCCTATGTTTGGTCCAGGACCTCACTGCCCAAAGTctccctgggaggcagggagagaaggggtctGTCTGTCCCACCTGTCTGTGGGTCAGACAGGGTCAGCATCTGCCTCTTAGTTCTCTAGAGATATAGCCCAAGGCCTGGTCACTGTGCCCAATCCTCCACCCAGGCCTCTCCCTCACCTACCTGTGCCAGTGAGGGGGACGTGGGGCCGCTGGGAAACAGCTGGGCCACAGCAAGCGACAGCACCTGCACTGGCACCTTCCCTGGAACCCCATGTGCCTATTCACTTTGAGACTCCACTCCCCACAGCTGCCAGTGGGCAGAGCAAGTAGGCACTCCTAAAGGAGGCTGGCGCAGCCCCAGGGGCTGGTGCCCAGCCAGTGAGGGCCAGCCCTGGTGGCCAGGGTGGTGAGCCATTGTTTTAGGCATTTCTGTGGACCCAGAGGATACCTGTGCCACAGGCCCTGGGACACGCAGGAGTCTGCTAGACCCTGGTGCTCTCTCAGCTACGGACTCTGCGGGGATACAGGTGAAAGCTGTAGCTACCAGCTTCCTCCACACTCCCTGTCTCCCAGGAACCTCCAAGTACAGGCAGGGATGCAGAGGGTGGACAGGTCAAAGGCCTTCCGGCAGGAGCAGCAGGTCTGGCACCCACTGTGCCGCCACTGTCACCCACTGCAAATTCTGCCCAGCCCCTAGTGTGAGGCAGGGTCCTTCAGGACTACCCCAGACTCTACTACCAGGGTCCTCCTTGCCTGGAGCCAAGCAGACCTCCAGGAAAGGGACTGTCTGTGCCCCTGCCCCAACATAAGCCGGGACTCCGATGCCCTGCCCCAGGTGGCCTGGAGTGGCTAAAGCAGAAGCTGTTCCGCCTGGGCGAGGACTGGTACTTCCTGATGACCCTCGGGGTGCTCATGGCCCTGGTCAGCTATGCCATGAACTTTGCCATCGGGCGTGTGGTCCGAGGTAACTCTTCCCTGGCAGGTGCTGCTCTGGGCCAAGGGATTCTAAGCACGCTCTGGGGATACCAGATGGgccgccaggtgcagtggtgcagggAGAGATCTGGGTGTGGGGAGGGCTCTGGCTCCACTCCTGACTTGCTCTGTGATCCTGGGCAGGctcctgcccctctctgggcctcagtcatCTCATTTGAACAAGGGAGAGAGGCCTGAATGTTCCCAAGAGCCCTTCCTCCTCTgacctctctgcctcctcttccagCCACCCcgttccttctccttccctcctccatgCCTGGGGCAGGAATGGGGACACGTGCCTAGATCACCAAACTTGGAGTCTTCCCCTGCTCCCTCAGCAGCCTGCCTCCACCCTGAGGCCTCTCTGAAAGAGGGGGTGTGAGGCAGGAAGGATCTAAGGCACTTTCTCTGGAGACCCTCAGCTGCTAGAAGCAGGACCTACTATGGTGTTTGGTGCTTCACACCTGTGTCATTTAGATCTCAGTGGCCCTCTTTAGTTTTCAATGAGCCTGTGAGGGAGAGCCCATCACTAGCCCacttgacagatggggaaactgaggctcagagaggctgagtggcttgcccaaggtcactcagctaggCAATGGTAAACCTGGGATATGGACCCAGGGTCATACTCCTGCCTCTTCTTGGGGTTCTTCGCCTCACCGGGTGGCCTAGTCCTACCCTCTTCATGACTCCATTGACTGTTCAGTAAGTGGGCACCACAGTGTCTGGCCCCGAGGGCTGCAGAGGCTGTGGGTGCCTCCCTGATATCTGGCTGTCCCCAGCACACCAGTGGCTGTACCAGGAGATTGGGGACAGCCACCTGCTCCGGTATCTCTCCTGGACTGTATACCCTGTGGCCCTCATCTCTTTCTCCTCGGGCTTCTCCCAAAGCATCACACCTTCCTCTGGAGGTGAGTCCACGGTCGCCACACCAGTCCCCACTGGCCAAAACCTTCTCAGATCCCAGGGGGCTTCTGATGGGGGGAATCGGGAAGCGGCAGCCTCATTTCACAGACGAAAGCCCAGAGAGTTATGTGGCTTGCCTGAAggcacacagcaagaaggccagaTCTTGACTCGTAGGTCACTGCTGGCCCTACTGGCTTTCCAAGGGCTTCTTGGAAGGAGATTCCACTGTGGGGCCTGTGCTGGTGCCAGGAAGGGGCCCGTGGAGGAGGCACAGTTCCCCCAGGCACTCAGCCCTGCTTCCAGCTCCAGGCCAGCAGAGGGGAACTCCAGACTCACTCAGTGGTGGCCTGAGGTTCTGTTCGGGGTCTCCCCCGTCCTGACACGGCCATCTGCCAGGCCCAGTGGGAGGAACATGGACAACTCGCATTCTCTCTCTGACTTTAGCATCCAAATCTGCAAAATGAGTTTATGCATCCTAACCTCTGAGGGTTCTGCGTGATCaaaatagggccaggtgcagtaacagtctataatcccagcattttgggaggtgggtggatcacttgatcccaggtgTTTAAGACCAagttggacaacatggtgaaaccctctctctaaaaaaaaatgaaaaaaaaaaaaaacaaaccaccacaacaaaaagttagccaggtgtggtggtacctgcctctagtcccagctacttgggaggctaaggtgggaggatcacttttgAGCCTGAGGAAGTCAGGGCTATAGTGAGCCAACGTcaaaccactgcattccagcctggacaacagagtgataccctgtctcaaaggaaaaaaaaaaaaaaacctaacgtGAAAACACCGTGCGGGTAGAGTgttgagagttttttgtttgtttgtttgtttgtttttgagatggagcttcgctcttgttgcccaggctggagtgcaatggcacgatctcgactcactgcaacctccgcctcccaagttcaagtgattgtcccgcctcccaagttcaagtgattgtcctgcctcagcctcccgagtagctgggattacaggcacccgccaccatgcccggctaattttttgtatctttagtagaaacggggtttcaccacgtgggcaaggctggtctcaaactcctgacctcatgatctgcccgccttggcctcccaaagtgctgggattacaggcgtgagccactgctcccggccgaGAGTTTTAATCTACAGCTTGTCCCCTTCTTGTTCCTGTCCTCTCTGGCTAAGGTTCTGGAATCCCGGAGCTGAAGACCATGTTGGCGGGTGTGATCTTGGAGGACTACCTGGATATCAAGAACTTTGGGGCCAAGGTGGTGGGCCTCTCCTGCACGCTGGCCACCGGCAGCACCCTCTTCCTGGGCAAAGTGGTATGGGCAGGGGTGAGGGCACCccagccaccccacccacccAACCCTGCCCCAGCCTGTCCCCCATCACCCCACCAAAGCTGGATCAGAGCAGACTCAGGCCAGtgcctgccttcagggagctcagTCTTGGGGGAAGAGCCAGGACAGGTCCCCAGAGTGTGACAAAAGCCATCTGAGGACAGCCCTGGGGGTTGGAGAGATGGAGGAGGGGGTGTGGTGGGGAAGCCGTGCTGCCTCTGGGTCAGGCTGTCTGTGCTGCCCTCACCTGGGCCCTGGGCCCACCCTTCCCTCTGCAGGGCCCTTTCGTGCACCTGTCTGTGATGATGGCTGCCTACCTGGGCCGTGTGCGCACCACGACCGTCGGGGAGCCTGAGGTTAGGGACTCGGGGCTTCCTTGGAGgaatgggagtggggagggagggggctgaCGCTGAGCCCCGGACTCGGATCCCCCAGAACAAGAGCAAGCAAAACGAAATGTtggtggcggcggcggcagtGGGCGTGGCCACAGTCTTTGGAGCTCCCTTCAGCGGTGAGACCCCCTCATGCCCCGCCCCCTGGGTCCCTCAAGCTCCTCCCCTCACTCCCTGGGTTCCCTCGGCCCCGCTGAGAGCCTGGAGGAGGGGGTGGGTCTCATTCTAGTTCTTACTTCGGCCCGGCCTTGGGTATAGCCATCCCCGGAGGCGGCGGGGGAGGGGGCGGGTGGTGGGGGGCGTGGTTGGGTGATGCTGAGAGGCTTCAGGGTAACATTACATAGACTTGAGTTTGAAATCCACTGGccccttggcctctctgagcccagcttcttcctctgtaaaatggggatcaaaCTGTTCTCACCCAATAGTGAGAGGGTGCACACCCGCATTCCAGGCTGGACGGATCTCTAGGCAGCGGGCTCCTCCTCGCCCAGGGCccatgccctcccctcccctcctgtctGTCCCTGTCTGGGCTGTAGGAGAGCAGGACAGATGGGTCAGGGAGGAGGTGACATGGGGAGAGGGCCCTACAGCCacaggtgggtgggggtggggagcccaCCTGAGATCAGTGTCGCCCCCAGGCGTCCTGTTCAGCATCGAGGTCATGTCTTCCCACTTCTCTGTCTGGGATTACTGGAGGGGCTTCTTTGCGGCCACCTGCGGGGCCTTCATGTTCCGGCTCCTGGCGGTCTTCAATAGCGAGCAGGGTGAGCCCCCTGGGCTGCCTGACCCTGGCCCTACCTGGGTGCCGGGGTGAGGAGCCCTCCCTTCCCCCCTGTGTATACCCCTtgctctcctcttccctctctctccctctttttcctcttccctgtTCCCACCTCTCTGGGAGGATGGAAGGGGCTGACCTGTGCTGAGCATGAAGGGCAGGAGCCCTGAGGGTAGAAGGGATGAggctgggcagggaggcaggagccTGGTTGTGGGGGCCTGGAATGCCAGGACACACATTCCGGGTCAGGACCTGGCACCTCGGCTGTTAGTCTGGGACTTGTGTTTGGGTGGGGTGGGAGCGCCATCTCGGCTCCCCACTGCTCTCCTTCCCCAGAGACCATCACCTCCCTCTACAAGACCAGTTTCCGGGTGGACGTTCCCTTCGACCTGCCAGAGATCTTCTTTTTTGTGGCACTGGGGTGAGTGGGTGCCTTGGGCCCCTGAGAGTCCAGTATGGCATTCCCCCCAGGCCTGGACTGTGGCCCCTGGCACTGGGCTCAGGCTCTGGTCTTACCTCCCTCCATCCCCCAAGTGGCATCTGTGGCGTCCTGAGCTGTGCTTACCTCTTCTGTCAGCGAACCTTCCTCAGCTTCATCAAGACCAATCGGTTCAGCTCCAAACTGCTGGCCACCAGGTAGGCTCCGGGCCTAGGGGCTGGGGACATCTCAGCGAGCCCCTTGTGGGCTCCAAACCTTATGTAGAaagccccacccccatcctccaaCTGAGCCCCTAAATCCTTCCCTAGCCCATGGAGCACCTAACACCCCTCTCCAAGTCCCCACAGTCACTGTCCCCCCTTCCTTACTGGGCTACAAACCCCCCATTGAACTCCCATCCCTCCTTCAGTCTACACTCTCTCAGCAAACCCCCATCCCCTCACTGAGCCTCAAACCCTTGCCCCTTCAAATCTTGTGTGGCCCCTGGCGTTGGCCTTAGCATTGGCCAGCCCTCCTGCCCCGAGAGGCACATGGCCTGCCCCGGCGCGGCCcgctctctcctccctcccagcctgCCTCTGCCCCAATTCTCCTCTTAATCTCCTGTGTGATTCCTCTGCCCTCAGTCATACCCAGTAGTGAGGGGCTCACCTCACGGGCTCCACCCCCTGGAGGCGGCCATGTTCCCTGctcctgcccttcctcctccccagtccTTGCTCTGCTGCTGCCTGGGCCAGGCCCTGCTTCCCTCTCCTCGGGATGTGGGAAAGGGAGGGCCAGCCCTAGACCTTACCCACCCCCCACAGCAAGCCTGTGTACTCGGCCCTGGCCACCTTGGTTCTCGCCTCCATCACCTACCCGCCCGGTGTGGGCCGCTTCCTAGCTTCTCGGGTAAGGGGCCCTGAGTGGGGGTGGCAGGAGTGGGAACACCCATTTGTTTTCCCCTTTACATGTGTCTCACGTAATCCCCTCGGCACCCCACAAGGGCAACACCTGGGCATCATTCTACAGATAAGGAGACCATAGCTCCGGGAGGTCAGAGCCCTGCCCAAGGCCCCCTGCTGGGACGTGGCAGAGGAGGATTCCAGGCAGGATCAGGCGGTGCGGGGGCGGCTGGGGTCTGCTACTCAGGGCCCCTCAAGTCCAGTTCCCACCTGCCCCACCACAGCTGTCCATGAAGCAGCATCTGGACTCGCTGTTTGACAACCATTCCTGGGTGCTGATGACTTGGAACTCCAGCCCACCCTGGCCCGAGGAGCTCGACCCCCAGCACCTGTGGTGGGAATGGTACCACCCGCGGTTCACCATCTTTGGGACCCTTGCCTTCTTCCTAGTTATGAAGGTGGGCCCCCTGGTCCCCAGATGAGCACAGAGCCAGGACCAGctctggtggggagggggtgcctCCCTGCACCTGGTGGCATGGAGCCCAGGCCTTCCACCCACACTTCCTGATGTGCTCCCTGCCCACTGCATGGTCCTGGGCAAGTGACTtcagctctctgggcctcactcttcccatctttaaaatggggtggttactgggaaggctgaggaggaACAAAGGAATGTACctggcacagtgccaggcacacagtgggCATTTCTCAGGGTGAGGACCCTCCCCTAATGCCAGACTCTGGCAGTGGGCGCATGGCCGGGCACCCTCTTTCTCTCTAGGACACTCCCCTGTCCCCTGTCCTGTCTTCTCTTGTCCATGCTTTGCTCAGGGGC
Protein-coding regions in this window:
- the LOC116274213 gene encoding uncharacterized protein LOC116274213; the encoded protein is MTLGVLMALVSYAMNFAIGRVVRAHQWLYQEIGDSHLLRYLSWTVYPVALISFSSGFSQSITPSSGGESTVATPVPTGQNLLRSQGASDGGNREAAASFHRRKPRELCGLPEGTQQEGQILTRRSLLALLAFQGLLGRRFHCGACAGARKGPVEEAQFPQALSPASSSRPAEGNSRLTQWWPEVLFGVSPVLTRPSARPSGRNMDNSHSLSDFSIQICKMSLCILTSEGSA